The nucleotide window GTTCAGCCACTTCAGGTCTGCCGGAAAGATCCATATATGTGGTAAAGGAAATGCCTTTGTCTTCAGCCCATTTGCCCACAACAACGGGATCAATGTTGATCAGGCACGCCACAAAGTCCTCGTTGTTGCCGTAAATCACCGCCTCTTTGATATATGGACTGAATTTGAGGGCGTTTTCCAGAAACATGGGAGAGAACATTTCTCCTTTATTGTTGTGCATCACGTCTGACAGGCGGTCGATAACCACCAGGTGGCCGTGTTCATCAATAAATCCGGCATCTCCCGAGTGAAGCCAACCGCCCTCCAGCAGTTCTTCGGATTTTTTCGGCAGATCATAATAGCCTGGGGAAACAGAAGCGGATCTGGACAGGATTTCCCCGTTGTCCGCGATTTTGCATTCGGTTCCGGGCAATGGCTTGCCAACGGTTTCGGGCCTAACATCACCGTCCCTGTGCATATAGGCAATCCCGGTTATTTCGGTTTGTCCGTAAATTTGTTTCAAATTTACCCCGATGGCCTGGTAAAAGGTGAAAAGTTCCGGCCCTAATGCAGCACCGCCAGTATAGGCGCGTTTTAGCCGCAACAGCCCGATCTGGTTGATCAGGGGGCGAAAGACCATCTGTTTGCCCAGCCATGATTTGAGTTTTAATCCCAACGGCATGGGTTTGCCGGTCATCCTGTAGTGTGCGGCTTTTAAACCTGCAGATATAAAATAATTATAGAATAATTTGTTCAACCAATAGGACTGGTCGATTTTCAGCCAGATTTCAGACCGGATGGTTTCATAAATCCTTGGGGCACCGAACATGAAATGGGGTCCGATTTCCTTTAAATCCGACATGGCTGTTTCAACGGATTCGGGAAAGTTAATGGTGATTCCCGTGGCCATGGCAACCCCGAATGAGTTCATCTGTTCACCGATCCAGGCAAAAGGCAGAAACGAGACATATTCATCCGTAGGCTCCAGAGGATCGACATCGGTTATTTTTACTCCCATGTTGATATAATTTCTATGGGTCATGATGGTGCCTTTGGGAAGCCCCGTGGTTCCAGAGGTCAGGCACAGGTGACAGGCATCGTCCGGCTTGCCTTGATCCACAAGGATTTCAAAAATATCAGGATCTTTTGCATGAATTTTTTCACCCAGTTTGTAAATATCTTTGATATCAACAAACCAGTCATCAGACATATATTCTCTCATACCTCTTGGGTCTTCAAAAATGACTTTTTTAACATTGGGGATCTGATCTCTGATATCCAGAACCTTGTCCACCTGTTCCTGGTTGTCGCAAAATACCACGGTAACTTTCAGGTATTGAATGATCTGGGCAATTTCACGGGGCATGCTGGTTTGATAGATACCGGCTGAAACAGCACCAATGGCGTGCGCTCCAATGGCTGTAAACAAAAGTTCTGGAATATTATCACTGATGATGGCAATGGTTTCTCCTTTGCCCAGCCCGATGTTTTTGAGACCAAGAGCGGTTTTGCGGACATAGTCATAGTAATCTTCCCAGGTATAGGTGTTCCAGATTCCAAAATCTTTTTCCCTTAGCGCCGGGCGTTTGGGCGTGCTGTTAACCCGCCAGCGAAGCAATTGGGGAATGGAGTATTCAAGTAGGTGATCATTCTTGCTCATAGATTTAATCCTCTCCAATATAAGCTTCAATTACTTTAGGATTCTGGGCAACCTCCTCAGGAGTTCCGGAACCGATCACCTCGCCGAAATCAAGAACATAAATTTGGTCTGAAATGTCCATGACAACCCCAAGGTCATGCTCTACCAGCACCACAGTAATCTCTTTTTCTTTTTGAATATCCATCACAAATCTGACGATATCCTCTTTTTCCTCCTGGTTCATTCCAGCCATGGGTTCATCCAAAAGAAGGATATCCGGTGCAAGGGTTAAGGCACGGGCCACCTCGACTTTTTTTTGCACCCCATAGCTTAAGTTCCCCACAAGGCTTTTTCTGTAAGGCTCCAGCTCCATAAAATCTATAATGGTTTCAACATGTGCCCTGTTTTCAGCTTCAATCCGGGAGGCCTTTCCGTAGAAAAATATCGCGTGCAGAAAGCTGTATTTTAAATTCTGGTGACGGGCCAGAAGAAGATTGTCAAGAACCGAAAGGCCGGAAAAAAGCTCAAGATTTTGAAATGCCCTTGCAATCCCCATATTTGATACCTGGTGGGGGGAAGAGTTGGTCAGTTTTTTATCCTTGTAAAAAATATCGCCGCGGGTGGGGTGGTAAAAACCTGATATGCAGTTGAGCATACTGGTTTTGCCTGCGCCATTAGGGCCGATAATAGATGTGATCAGACCCGGCTCAATGATCATGTCTACATTGGATAGGGCTTTAAGGCCGCCAAAAGAGAGTGTTACGTCAGAAACAGTTAAATGTGCCATATACAACCCCGGTTTTAAGTCAGATTAAAGAGAACCTGCATCTCATAAAAAGAAATGTTTTCAGGCATATTTTATTTTAATTTTCTCACGGTCGATTTTGCCGTCACCTGCCTTTGGCAGATCGGTTATAAATTGAACATATCCTGGTTTTTTGTAACCGGCAATGCGTGATCCGCAAAATCGTATCAGCTCATCTTCTGTCAGTTTGCAGCCTGGATTCAGCGAGCAGACAGCTTTGATGCCTTCCCCGAATTTTGGGTCAGGAACCCCGAACACACAGACTTCTTTGATTGCGTCATGCTCAAGAATTGCTTGTTCCACTTCAGCGGGAAAAACATTTTCTCCACCCGGCTTGATAAGTTCTTTTTCAGCTTTTCTGCCTTTAAAAAACAAAAATCCCTCTGAATCAATCATTCCAAGGTCTCCGGTATGGTGCCACCCGCCCCTGAAGGTGTGGGCATTGAGTTTGTCGGCATTCCAGTACCCTTGAAACACCAGGGGCCCTTTGACAAGGATTTCCCCGGTTTCACCGGGAGGCAGAAGCGTATCAGATTCATCTGCTGTTTTAATATTGGCAAGAGGTGAGATTCTGCCGGCTGACCCAGGTTTTGCAAAGTATTCGGCAAATGTGATCAGGCCTGATGTTTCGGTTTGTCCGTACATGGTCCAGAATTTGGAATCCGTAACTTCTTCCCATTTTTTTGCCGTATCCTGCATTTCAAGCCCGGCCGCGATTTCAAGGCTTGACAGATCAAACTTGCCGTCTTTCATGGCATCCATCAGATTTGTCAGTATTGGGGGAAAGGAACCAAAAATATTAACTTTTTGTTCCTGGATCAGTTCCAGAGTTTTGAGAGGGTCAAATTTTTCCTGTATAACATTTTTGCCACCGGCTTGAAGTGTTCCCAACCCTATATTTATTCCCATAATATGAAATAACGGCAAAACGTTTAAATAGGTTTTGGTTTCATCAAGGCTGTATGCGTTGATGATCTGCTGGTTGGCCAGAATAAGATTTTCCTGTCCCAGAGCAGCTCCCCTGGGTTTGCCCTGAACGGCCGCTGTATGAATTATTACAAAAGGATCTGTCGGGCGGCATGGAACCGGGTTTTTGATTGGCGTGTCATGATATAATTTTGAAAAACCGGAATCTTTTTTATCGTCAACAACATAACAGTGTTCAAGACAGGAAAATGATGTCGTAAGTTTCCCGGCCTGATCAGCCATTTCTTTGTCGCAGACAATCAAGCAGGGCGTTGTATCTTCAATAATAAAGCTGATTTCGTCCTGGCTCAGCCGCCTGTTGATGAGAACAAGCGTGATGTTGAGTGCGGATGCCGCACCAAACAGATGAAAAAAAACAGGATGGTTTTTGCACAGAACAGCTACCCTGCTGCCAAAAGCCAGATTCAGATTTTTGAGGCCGTTTGCAAGTTTGCCGGCTTGCAAGAAAAGATCCGAATAGGTGATATCCGATCCTTCCCAGTGAATGGCACAAGATGAACCTTTGTAAAGTGCGTTTCTTTCGTAGATGTCGAAATAGGTCAGATTGTGAAGACTGTTCATAACGCGTCACTCCTTGCCAAAAGCATAAACTGTTAAACTGTAAAAAACTTTAAAAATTCAATCAACTGTAAAAATTCACCTCATTTTTTTTTAAAATCTTGCTGGAAATCAATTTAAGCCAGTATTGACAAAGCAAACGAGCGCTCAGTCTCAATATGTCTCTAGTAATAATTTAATTTGTTCTGGTTTGTCAAAGACTTTTTTTTATTATTTTTTTTCACACGGAAAGAACAGCTTAAAAATTGAGTATCCTGAATTTAAACAATCCGTCCGGGTTTGGCAAAACCGGCAAGCCTTGATATCACCAGGGCATGTTGCATCGTTGTTCTCCAAAAGGAAGCGGCATCGTTTTGATTCCATTTTCAGTGTAAAGCCAAGACGGTCTGAAAATATTTTCATACGCAACAGGTCCGCACCTTTCCCTCCTGCATTAAATGCAAAGGGTGTTTTCGTGGAATACAGCAAGGTCTCCTGGGTGCTGAAAAATCCTTCAAAGATTCTTTTCCGGGCATCTGCTTCAATACCCACACCAAAATCATGTATGCAAAAGAGAATTCCGGCATCTTTTGTTTTAATAAAAATATGGATTTTGCCGTAGTCAGGGGTATTTTCAATGGCATTTTTAACAAGTCCGCCAATTGTTTTATCCAGGATTTCTTCGGGCAGCAGAAGAACCGGCAGGTTGTCATCCACAAAAATTTCAATATCAATGGGCCTGAATTCAAATTCAGGCTT belongs to Desulfobacula toluolica Tol2 and includes:
- a CDS encoding AMP-binding protein; this translates as MSKNDHLLEYSIPQLLRWRVNSTPKRPALREKDFGIWNTYTWEDYYDYVRKTALGLKNIGLGKGETIAIISDNIPELLFTAIGAHAIGAVSAGIYQTSMPREIAQIIQYLKVTVVFCDNQEQVDKVLDIRDQIPNVKKVIFEDPRGMREYMSDDWFVDIKDIYKLGEKIHAKDPDIFEILVDQGKPDDACHLCLTSGTTGLPKGTIMTHRNYINMGVKITDVDPLEPTDEYVSFLPFAWIGEQMNSFGVAMATGITINFPESVETAMSDLKEIGPHFMFGAPRIYETIRSEIWLKIDQSYWLNKLFYNYFISAGLKAAHYRMTGKPMPLGLKLKSWLGKQMVFRPLINQIGLLRLKRAYTGGAALGPELFTFYQAIGVNLKQIYGQTEITGIAYMHRDGDVRPETVGKPLPGTECKIADNGEILSRSASVSPGYYDLPKKSEELLEGGWLHSGDAGFIDEHGHLVVIDRLSDVMHNNKGEMFSPMFLENALKFSPYIKEAVIYGNNEDFVACLINIDPVVVGKWAEDKGISFTTYMDLSGRPEVAELIMEQVKDVNCRAEKEHFKIKRFALLYKLLDVDDGELTKTGKIRRQFVQERYQNLYDALYDESIDKKEVEASFQYQDGQSAKVKTSILFYTVKGF
- a CDS encoding ABC transporter ATP-binding protein, which translates into the protein MAHLTVSDVTLSFGGLKALSNVDMIIEPGLITSIIGPNGAGKTSMLNCISGFYHPTRGDIFYKDKKLTNSSPHQVSNMGIARAFQNLELFSGLSVLDNLLLARHQNLKYSFLHAIFFYGKASRIEAENRAHVETIIDFMELEPYRKSLVGNLSYGVQKKVEVARALTLAPDILLLDEPMAGMNQEEKEDIVRFVMDIQKEKEITVVLVEHDLGVVMDISDQIYVLDFGEVIGSGTPEEVAQNPKVIEAYIGED
- a CDS encoding AMP-binding protein; amino-acid sequence: MNSLHNLTYFDIYERNALYKGSSCAIHWEGSDITYSDLFLQAGKLANGLKNLNLAFGSRVAVLCKNHPVFFHLFGAASALNITLVLINRRLSQDEISFIIEDTTPCLIVCDKEMADQAGKLTTSFSCLEHCYVVDDKKDSGFSKLYHDTPIKNPVPCRPTDPFVIIHTAAVQGKPRGAALGQENLILANQQIINAYSLDETKTYLNVLPLFHIMGINIGLGTLQAGGKNVIQEKFDPLKTLELIQEQKVNIFGSFPPILTNLMDAMKDGKFDLSSLEIAAGLEMQDTAKKWEEVTDSKFWTMYGQTETSGLITFAEYFAKPGSAGRISPLANIKTADESDTLLPPGETGEILVKGPLVFQGYWNADKLNAHTFRGGWHHTGDLGMIDSEGFLFFKGRKAEKELIKPGGENVFPAEVEQAILEHDAIKEVCVFGVPDPKFGEGIKAVCSLNPGCKLTEDELIRFCGSRIAGYKKPGYVQFITDLPKAGDGKIDREKIKIKYA